From Penaeus monodon isolate SGIC_2016 chromosome 42, NSTDA_Pmon_1, whole genome shotgun sequence, one genomic window encodes:
- the LOC119599457 gene encoding uncharacterized protein LOC119599457, with product MNVFTFVFLVYVVHQTSARLLETANLTEFNSVRYKENASMSFIFFATKNLHINVTLNEVPHVLCRVGSQAEVALHKLDDGSGQCRSGVTPFVFHELRLNLRTGAHFSIDDPRGETVLRDMRSPVDVEIAVGEFLHALVPPRDKEGAVYVTRKMEGCPDQPLETGQTAVSFALIGVVAVLALLLVLATVVSCILYLLVPPETIKRVLFRSGGNDPGCTALSSRIGQKDAQDTPPPPPRPTNAQTPSETRTPLAKIPSVPLSPPKTAATPHQDDARRSHHDDGYDPLHDPNYDYIEANVVRPVDRAILDQELAGANPKWKQPAGGFRKKSDPQATGFRKKSDPQATGFRKLSDPPALKPAAATPAHYQPFEDDEYINLGSGFPPLQQHGRGFDPRGYPAHY from the exons atGAACGTGTTCACTTTTGTATTTCTCGTCTACGTTGTTCACCAGACTTCCGCTAGAC TCTTGGAGACAGCCAATCTGACGGAATTCAACAGTGTTAGATACAAGGAAAACGCGAGCATGAGCTTCATCTTCTTCGCCACGAAGAATCTCCACATCAACGTGACTTTGAACGAGGTGCCTCACGTGCTGTGCCGAGTGGGATCTCAAGCCGAAGTCGCTCTCCACAAACTGGACGACGGATCGGGACAGTGTCGATCGGGTGTCACCCCCTTCGTGTTTCATGAACTGAGATTGAATTTACGAACCGGGGCTCACTTCTCG ATCGACGACCCGAGAGGAGAAACCGTCCTCCGTGACATGCGGTCGCCAGTCGATGTCGAGATCGCGGTGGGCGAGTTTCTTCACGCCCTGGTTCCTCCCAGGGACAAGGAAGGCGCCGTCTACGTCACCAGGAAAATGGAGg GCTGCCCCGACCAGCCATTAGAAACCGGCCAGACAGCCGTGTCCTTCGCCCTGATCGGCGTCGTGGCGGTCCTCGCGCTCCTGCTCGTGCTGGCGACCGTCGTGTCCTGCATCCTGTACCTGCTGGTCCCGCCG GAAACGATAAAGAGAGTGCTGTTTAGATCCGGAGGCAACGATCCCGGATGCACCGCCCTCTCTTCCAGGATTGGTCAGAAAGACGCGCAGGACACACCCCCGCCTCCGCCCCGACCAACCAACGCCCAGACCCCGTCCGAGACTCGCACTCCATTGGCTAAAATCCCTTCTGTTCCCTTGTCCCCGCCCAAGACAGCGGCGACGCcccaccaggacgacgcacgccGTTCCCACCACGACGACGGATACGACCCGCTGCACGACCCCAACTACGACTACATAGAAGCCAACGTCGTCCGCCCCGTCGACCGCGCGATTCTGGACCAAGAGCTGGCCGGCGCGAACCCGAAATGGAAGCAGCCGGCGGGGGGTTTCCGGAAGAAATCGGACCCACAGGCTACGGGTTTCCGGAAGAAATCGGACCCACAGGCTACGGGTTTCCGGAAGTTATCGGACCCGCCAGCCCTTAAGCCGGCCGCCGCCACCCCCGCCCACTACCAGCCATTCGAGGACGACGAATACATCAACCTCGGGTCCGGGTTTCCTCCTCTTCAGCAGCACGGCCGCGGGTTCGACCCCAGAGGGTACCCCGCCCACTACTAG